The Ooceraea biroi isolate clonal line C1 chromosome 1, Obir_v5.4, whole genome shotgun sequence genome has a window encoding:
- the LOC113563215 gene encoding uncharacterized protein LOC113563215: protein MRLWRRGERKLKEGPSIARRTFRLKLGREMRVFTDTQPYRRGFRIPTGVNLRECSVVIIGSTCKICGRDFKCESDVALHKRWRHLAIGSLIDNLENELCTKNVGQKCDVCGMYLETISDLRIHKRQQHRHRKRPRGGTVRVRFKLDGVTMTDVTLDRKYLKMQRVLRYFVDIGTQTESLENEKRQDNCAANIDLSLLPGHAADNAVQCDVRHHKAANRYIVGKFTSTARSTVTVGRSLAEISNTPHRDGISDGNGSYVENGNTRSCGLVSREDRTDALIVSLVDNINIQDKENSRTINALERRNVYCQSEISILDDFKISSACQQDKSNNMTPPICKQHSGSSESLFRNTAKQPNESAKDKLCPGLPSSLVDVMDVDANENNNNNSFDGVRLTMKRSSAPFRLNEKTESARINTNVDDDVQEVLRIMRGNVQNDINHESPNRTEREILVQNAVNEMRVFSTHRGSSVRMEKRNAELMASDVEPSDYPSFASITESGYQFLTDALNKKLSICLKDLHHYGISSYNDLPEINNNLEEFAMYAHEGYLVEPWMQALGSQYIAELKTNDIEATVNLE from the coding sequence ATGCGCCTGTGGCGTCGCGGAGAACGGAAGCTGAAAGAAGGACCATCCATCGCGAgaaggacttttcgactcaagCTCGGACGAGAGATGCGAGTGTTCACCGACACGCAGCCGTACAGACGAGGTTTCCGCATTCCAACCGGAGTGAACCTGCGGGAGTGCAGCGTCGTCATTATCGGAAGTACGTGCAAAATATGCGGCAGGGACTTCAAATGCGAGAGTGACGTTGCGTTGCATAAGCGATGGCGGCACCTCGCCATCGGATCGCTGATCGACAACTTGGAAAACGAGCTATGTACGAAAAACGTCGGTCAGAAGTGCGACGTATGCGGCATGTATCTCGAGACCATCTCCGACTTGAGGATACATAAACGTCAACAGCACAGGCACCGAAAGAGACCTCGCGGAGGGACCGTGAGAGTAAGATTCAAACTCGACGGAGTAACGATGACGGATGTGACGCTGGATCGGAAATATCTCAAGATGCAGAGGGTGCTGCGGTACTTCGTCGACATCGGTACACAAACGGAATCGCTCGAAAACGAGAAGCGTCAAGATAATTGCGCTGCAAATATCGATTTGTCGCTTCTGCCGGGCCATGCTGCGGATAATGCTGTACAATGCGACGTACGGCACCACAAAGCAGCAAATCGATACATTGTAGGTAAATTCACATCTACGGCGCGTTCTACCGTCACGGTGGGGCGAAGTCTCGCGGAGATCTCGAATACGCCGCACCGAGACGGGATCTCAGACGGCAATGGCTCTTACGTAGAAAATGGAAACACGAGATCCTGCGGCCTCGTATCCCGCGAGGACAGAACAGACGCGCTTATCGTGAGTCTtgttgataatataaatattcaagatAAGGAGAACTCACGGACGATAAACGCGCTAGAGAGAAGAAACGTGTATTGTCAGAGTGAGATCTCCATTCTGGacgattttaaaatatcttctgCTTGCCAACAAGACAAATCCAATAACATGACGCCACCCATTTGTAAACAACATTCTGGGTCCAGCGAAAGTCTCTTTCGCAACACTGCCAAACAGCCAAACGAAAGTGCCAAAGATAAACTATGTCCTGGACTGCCTAGCTCTTTAGTAGATGTTATGGACGTAGATGCCAATGagaacaacaacaacaatagCTTCGACGGTGTGCGACTCACGATGAAACGTTCGTCCGCTCCCTTCCGGCTCAACGAAAAAACCGAGTCGGCAAGGATAAACACGAATGTTGACGACGACGTGCAAGAAGTTTTACGGATCATGAGGGGAAACGTACAGAACGACATCAATCACGAGTCACCTAATCgcacagaaagagaaatactGGTGCAAAATGCCGTCAACGAAATGCGCGTATTTTCTACGCATCGTGGGTCAAGCGTTCGTATGGAAAAGCGCAACGCCGAACTTATGGCGAGCGATGTCGAGCCCTCAGATTATCCATCGTTTGCGTCGATTACCGAAAGCGGCTACCAATTTCTGACAGATGCACTCAACAAGAAACTGAGCATCTGTCTGAAAGATCTGCATCATTATGGAATTAGTTCCTACAACGATCTACCGGAAATTAACAACAACTTAGAAGAATTTGCGATGTATGCTCATGAAGGTTACCTGGTTGAACCGTGGATGCAAGCACTGGGCTCACAATATATCGCTGAATTGAAAACAAATGATATCGAAGCGACTGTTAATCTGGAATAA
- the LOC105278489 gene encoding ATPase family AAA domain-containing protein 2, with protein MKIMSDDDAALDSMDTEEDIFAPRNRSLESNVRRSKSLRKLRSHSSSNSHITRNNLSVRRSTRNRMQTYDNLNTSWILGTQTLKGYPMFQQHASSSDKEMVDDVPGRKHDLRDRMPLRSRENHPPNKNSARLRDLRDRTEHDRRNSRELRGRPERDLKERTEEVKPEKEVNEQTRPATEEKDTRTRKSDSPNRFREGPVTRLCGSINEKNEKPKTEQDEADDDSSRESEKPDNNDNSENEDGYEDMYTRIKRTRRTAQRQLPRVVDSDLSESSDSPGPRKYSLRQKKPTVDRFQANVEPVRRSIRALRSVLSNSMRRRKHRSKSTSSSDSSDSEPQRYDKKKGKKARQSAIPQGGPPDRKADINPITLDTNIRFSDVGGLESHIHCLKEMVVFPMMYPDVFERYHITPPKGVLFHGPPGTGKTLIARALANECSQGNKKMAFFMRKGADCLSKWVGESERQLRLLFEQAQQMKPSIIFFDEIDGLAPVRSTKQDQIHASIVSTLLALMDGLSDRGEVIVIGATNRIDAIDPALRRPGRFDRELFFPLPAMKERLEILKIHVSKWKNPPSDQLLELLAEKATGYCGSDLRALCTEAVLQGLRRTYPQIYMTNDRLLLDPAKVEVKKCDFTQASSMLVPSSHRVAPCAGRKLQLFMEPLLGPPLEELINLIRGIFPQGVNPAMAKMKHTKGIHRPRLLISGGNLSEGQGPHLAQALLYCMEHLPVQILDVSTLFAESARSPEETCVQVFNEATRNVPSIIYIRSIDQWWPLVPETVKAVFLCRIAALDPSLPILILATSDATYQDLPNQLKNLFSELRGEVYSMKTPTTEQRMKFFRPIFMVQSLRQPQIKSNKVEVLETLPLAPDPLPKKLTEKEKQIIYEKDEVSLRELRIFLREICAKLARNRQFFMFTKPVDTEEVPDYNLIIKQPMDLETMMTKIDMNCYLCAREFLDDIDLICRNALEYNPDSLRDRPSLGILKRDPADKLIRHRACSLRDNAYALIKAELDSDFEDKCREISKNRRILESNCNNEEESKNAKSESTSTNERGEKKESVNSSQSLVVNGKKFGSSRKRKIPAWARGYVKKVHKKKKIAFDENVTEVIVSKSLNNETTTSIDLEKFQEFETEAHSVLNGHVGLFDNTDSENDSQNENSKESHNDAMDHRMDSLDQMETCYTEEDRSVRNGLAQRSGEVCGVQVTASLEYTSYTLLSFRGKMSGVKDFSCIGGLEKHIRIVKEMVLFPLMYGDVYAKFNLRPPRGLLFYGPPGTGKTLVASALATECSNSERKVSFISRKGSDCLSKWVGESEKKLEKVFSLAQQSKPCIIFFDEVDGLAPVRSSRQDFVHASVVSTLLALMDGLDNNSEIIVIGATNRIDAIDPALRRPGRFDKELYFPLPCYRGRKEILSVHIKSWKQKPAQKFLAYLASKTLGFCGSDLQALCAEAVMCSIRRNYPQIYTSKSKYHINERNLKVEKEDFLKARQNIVPASHRVVIAPIKSLSCRVQPLLQEDLAAILSRLQVLCPTGMLMSDNITGRAASKSSGCPRLLLCGDDDSHTRHLGPALLHTLEHLPCHVLDVTTLFEETGKATEEAIIQMIKTARRTLPAVLYVPGILTWWSLVNETARIAELYDDNYGEVYEVRSPSLSKRRSFFRQLFFNGGSDDLSDHSSQGDHPSKITVHRIIIMLMNPFFTNVADLLQILSPKKLKNENNKRLRSYVHSTNFNTLLGTNMKREYASGEGPQKRQKLMSGASSAPSSTEKLFGSQIEDLIETIVLSTDEWPSQLLESLFSTLELTMESNGDLCATVNEYVARYKELTEAKMRAKQEEDLSV; from the exons ATGAAG ATAATGTCGGATGATGACGCTGCATTGGATTCAATGGATACCGAGGAAGATATTTTTGCTCCTCGCAACCGTAGCTTGGAGTCAAATGTCAGACGATCCAAGAGCCTGCGCAAGCTGAGATCGCACTCTAGCTCCAATTCGCATATAACACGAAACAATTTAAGTGTACGACGTAGTACACGTAATAGAATGCAGACTTATGACAACCTTAACACTAGCTGGATTTTAG GAACACAGACATTGAAAGGCTATCCCATGTTTCAACAACATGCTTCCTCCTCAGACAAGGAAATGGTAGACGATGTCCCTGGTAGAAAGCACGATCTCCGAGATCGTATGCCCTTACGATCTCGTGAGAATCATCCACCTAACAAGAACTCGGCGAGACTTAGAGATCTCAGAGATAGAACGGAGCATGATCGACGAAACAGCAGGGAACTTAGGGGTAGACCTGAACGCGATCTTAAAGAAAGAACGGAAGAGGTTAAGCCAGAGAAGGAAGTTAATGAGCAAACTAGGCCGGCGACCGAGGAGAAAGACACCAG gacAAGAAAATCTGACAGCCCAAACCGATTTCGAGAAGGTCCTGTAACGAGACTATGCGGCAGCATAAACGAGAAGAATGAAAAGCCCAAGACCGAGCAGGACGAGGCGGATGATGATAGCTCGCGAGAAAGTGAAAAGCCAGATAACAACGATAATTCTGAGAATGAAGAT GGATATGAGGACATGTACACGCGCATTAAGAGAACAAGACGCACGGCTCAACGACAGCTGCCAAGAG TAGTGGATAGTGATCTGAGCGAGTCATCGGATTCTCCCGGGCCTAGGAAATACAGTTTACGTCAGAAAAAACCTACTGTAGATAGGTTTCAAGCTAATGTCGAACCGGTTAGACGATCCATTAGAGCTCTCAGAAGCGTTCTTAGCAACTCGATGAGAAGGAGGAAGCATCGGAGTAAGAGCACGAGTTCCAGCGATTCCAGTGACTCTGAGCCACAACGTTATGACAAGAAAAAAGGCAAAAAAGCGAG ACAATCGGCGATACCGCAAGGTGGCCCACCAGATCGGAAGGCTGACATCAATCCTATCACCTTAGACACTAACATTAGATTTAGCGATGTTGGGGGTTTAGAATCCCATATTCACTGCCTTAAGGAAATGGTCGTTTTTCCTATGATGTATCCAGACGTTTTCGAGAGATATCACATTACCCCACCGAAAGGTGTCTTGTTCCATGGTCCACCAG GGACTGGTAAGACACTGATAGCCAGAGCGCTGGCCAACGAATGCAGCCAGGGTAACAAGAAGATGGCGTTCTTCATGAGGAAGGGAGCGGATTGCCTATCCAAGTGGGTCGGAGAATCGGAACGACAGCTGAGATTGTTGTTTGAACAGGCTCAACAGATGAAACCGtccataatatttttcgacgAGATAGATGGTTTGGCGCCCGTCAGGAGCACCAAACAGGATCAGATTCACGCCAGCATCGTGTCTACGCTCTTGGCGCTGATGGATGGTCTCAGTGACAGAGGGGAG GTGATAGTGATTGGTGCGACCAACAGAATTGATGCGATTGATCCAGCTCTACGAAGACCCGGCCGTTTCGATCGCGAACTCTTCTTCCCGCTGCCAGCCATGAAAGAGAGATTAGAGATCCTGAAGATCCATGTCAGCAAGTGGAAAAATCCGCCGTCCGATCAGTTACTGGAACTACTAGCGGAGAAGGCGACCGGTTATTGCGGTTCGGACTTGAGAGCCCTCTGCACCGAAGCAGTGCTGCAAGGATTGAGAAGAACCTATCCGCAAATTTATATGACAAATGATAGGCTGTTATTAGATCCAGCGAAAGTCGAA gttaaaaaatgtgattttaCGCAAGCGAGTTCTATGCTCGTTCCGTCATCGCACAGAGTAGCTCCGTGTGCAGGGAGAAAGCTACAGCTCTTCATGGAACCGTTATTAGGGCCTCCGCtggaagaattaataaatttgataagaGGGATATTTCCGCAAGGTGTCAATCCTGCTATGgcaaa AATGAAGCACACTAAGGGTATTCATCGTCCGAGACTATTGATTTCCGGCGGCAATTTGTCGGAGGGTCAGGGACCTCATTTAGCCCAAGCGTTACTGTACTGCATGGAACATCTGCCAGTTCAAATTTTGGATGTCAGCACGTTATTTGCGGAAAGCGCTCGATCGCCGGAAGAAACTTGCGTACAG GTATTTAACGAAGCTACTAGGAACGTACCGTCCATAATTTACATTCGGTCGATCGATCAATGGTGGCCTCTCGTACCAGAGACGGTGAAAGCGGTTTTCCTGTGCCGCATCGCAGCACTGGATCCTTCATTGCCGATCTTGATCCTCGCAACGAGCGACGCGACGTATCAGGATCTTCCTAATCAATTGAAAAATCTGTTCAGCGAATTACGTGGGGAGGTGTACTCCATGAAAACTCCCACGACCGAGCAAAGGATGAAGTTCTTCCGACCTATATTCATGGTTCAGAGTCTGAGACAGCCACAGATTAAGAGCAACAAAGTCGAAGTTTTGGAAACACTGCCACTAGCGCCGGATCCGCTGCCAAAGAAACTCACAGAGAAGGAGAAGCAAATCATTTACGAGAAGGACGAAGTGTCACTGAGAGAACTGCGAATTTTCCTGAGAGAAATCTGCGCTAAGCTAGCGAGAAATCGACA ATTTTTCATGTTCACGAAGCCGGTGGACACGGAGGAGGTACCGGATTACAATCTGATCATAAAGCAACCTATGGACCTGGagacgatgatgacgaaaATCGACATGAATTGTTatctgtgcgcgcgcgaattccTCGACGACATTGATCTCATATGCAGAAACGCCCTGGAATACAATCCAGACAG CTTACGTGATAGGCCTTCCCTCGGAATATTGAAGAG GGATCCCGcggataaattaataagacaCCGGGCGTGTTCGTTGCGCGATAATGCTTACGCTTTGATAAAAGCCGAACTGGACTCTGATTTCGAGGACAAGTGCCGCGAAATCTCCAAGAATCGCCGCATCCTAGAGAGCAACTGCAACAACGAGGAGGAGAGTAAGAATGCAAAGTCGGAATCGACTTCGACGAACGAACGAGGCGAGAAAAAGGAGTCCGTGAATTCTAGTCAATCTCTCGTCGTGAATGGGAAGAAATTCGGTAGTTCGCGGAAACGCAAGATACCCGCCTGGGCACGAGGCTACGTAAAGAAGGTCcacaagaagaaaaagatcgCCTTCGATGAAAACGTTACCGAGGTGATCGTGAGTAAGTCGCTGAACAACGAGACTACTACCAGCATCGACCTGGAGAAATTCCAAGAGTTCGAGACGGAGGCGCACAGCGTTTTGAACGGGCACGTGGGGCTGTTCGACAACACCGATTCGGAGAACGATTCGCAGAACGAAAATTCGAAGGAGAGTCACAACGACGCTATGGATCACCGAATGGACAGCCTCGATCAGATGGAGACGTGCTACACAGAGGAGGATAGGTCGGTTAGAAATG GACTTGCTCAAAGAAGTGGAGAGGTTTGCGGAGTACAAGTCACAGCGTCACTAGA ATACACGAGCTATAC TTTGTTAAGTTTTCGAGGAAAAATGTCTGGTGTAAAGGATTTCTCCTGTATTGGAGGACTGGAGAAACATATCAGGATTGTGAAAGAGATGGTCCTGTTCCCGCTGATGTACGGTGATGTGTATGCAAAATTTAATCTCAGACCACCGCGAGGTTTATTGTTCTACGGTCCACCAG GAACGGGAAAAACACTCGTGGCCAGCGCTCTAGCAACCGAGTGCAGCAATTCCGAACGCAAGGTCTCTTTCATCTCGCGCAAAGGTTCTGATTGTCTCAGCAAATGGGtcggagagagcgagaagaaACTCGAGAAGGTTTTCTCACTG GCACAACAGTCAAAGCCGTGCATCATCTTCTTCGACGAAGTCGATGGTCTTGCACCCGTGAGGTCTAGTCGACAGGACTTCGTCCATGCTAGCGTGGTGTCTACTCTTTTAGCTCTGATGGATGGTTTGGACAATAATTCGGAGATCATAGTGATAGGTGCAACCAACAGGATCGACGCGATCGATCCCGCTCTGAGAAGACCCGGCAGATTCGATAAAGAGCTATACTTCCCATTGCCTTGCTACAGAGGCAGGAAAGAGATACTTTCG GTACACATCAAAAGTTGGAAACAGAAGCCAGCACAGAAATTTTTAGCGTATTTGGCGTCGAAGACCTTGGGATTCTGCGGCAGTGATCTGCAGGCTCTTTGTGCCGAAGCAGTCATGTGTTCCATTCGCCGAAATTACCCGCAGATCTATACCTCCAAGTCCAAGTATCACATCAACGAACGCAATCTCAAA GTGGAAAAGGAGGATTTTCTAAAAGCGCGTCAGAATATCGTTCCcgcatcgcatcgcgtcgTCATCGCCCCAATCAAGAGTTTATCCTGCAGGGTCCAACCGTTATTACAGGAGGATCTGGCAGCTATTCTGTCACGGTTACAGGTGCTTTGTCCAACCGGCATGCTGATGTCCGACAACAT TACAGGCAGAGCAGCATCCAAATCGAGTGGTTGTCCACGACTCCTGTTGTGTGGCGACGACGATTCCCACACTCGTCACTTGGGACCAGCGTTGCTACATACCTTGGAACACTTGCCATGTCATGTCCTGGACGTCACGACGCTGTTCGAAGAAACGGGCAAGGCGACCGAGGAGGCCATAATACAA ATGATCAAGACCGCACGTCGTACTCTGCCGGCGGTGCTGTACGTGCCCGGAATTCTGACCTGGTGGAGTCTGGTGAATGAAACAGCAAGA ATCGCGGAGTTGTACGATGATAATTACGGTGAGGTGTACGAGGTGAGATCACCTTCGCTGTCGAAACGGCGCTCCTTCTTCAGGCAATTGTTTTTCAATGGAGGTTCCGACGATCTCTCCGATCATTCCTCGCAAGGTGATCATCCGTCTAAAATAACCGTACaccgaataataattatgctaaTGAATCCATTTTTCACAAACGTAGCGGATCTACTGCAAATCCTGAGCCCGAAGAAGCTCAAGAACGAAAATAACAAAAGATTAAGAAGCTACGTGCATTCCACCAACTTTAATACGTTACTAG GAACGAACATGAAGAGAGAATACGCGTCCGGTGAAGGTCCGCAGAAACGGCAGAAGCTAATGTCCGGTGCGTCTTCGGCTCCGTCCAGTACCGAAAAGCTCTTTGGCTCTCAGATCGAGGATCTGATCGAAACGATCGTTCTCTCGACCGACGAATGGCCGAGCCAGCTACTGGAGAGCTTGTTCTCCACCCTCGAGCTCACGATGGAGAGCAACGGAGATTTGTGCGCGACGGTGAACGAGTATGTTGCGCGTTACAAGGAACTGACAGAAGCGAAAATGCGTGCGAAACAGGAAGAGGACTTGTCAGTTTGA